A stretch of the Mesoaciditoga lauensis cd-1655R = DSM 25116 genome encodes the following:
- the rpsK gene encoding 30S ribosomal protein S11, whose amino-acid sequence MAKNSKSKKTRKSSKKKIHVDYGVAHVYSTFNNTIITISDKDGNVLTWSSGGDTGFSGSKKSTPYAAQLAADKVAKEAMNMGMKKIDVLVKGPGPGRESAVRGLQAAGLEVQNIKDITPVPHNGCRPKKRRRM is encoded by the coding sequence ATGGCTAAGAACAGTAAGAGTAAAAAAACCAGAAAAAGTAGTAAAAAGAAGATCCATGTGGATTACGGAGTAGCTCATGTTTACTCCACTTTCAACAACACGATAATAACCATTTCCGACAAAGATGGAAACGTTTTAACATGGTCTAGCGGTGGTGACACCGGCTTTTCCGGTTCGAAAAAATCCACACCATATGCTGCGCAGTTGGCCGCGGATAAAGTGGCTAAAGAAGCGATGAATATGGGTATGAAGAAGATAGATGTGTTGGTTAAAGGACCAGGGCCGGGTCGTGAATCGGCAGTGCGTGGGCTTCAAGCGGCAGGGCTGGAAGTTCAAAACATAAAAGACATAACACCCGTTCCGCACAACGGTTGCCGTCCAAAGAAAAGACGAAGGATGTAA
- the rpsD gene encoding 30S ribosomal protein S4, with protein MARYTGSVCRLCRREGMKLFLKGDKCYSSKCPFEKRPYAPGQHGRDRMKMTHYAKQLRSKQAMKRTYGIFEKQFRKYFDKAMRAKGVTGTVLVQLVESRLDNTVYRLGFALSRSHARQLVTHGHVLVNGRRVNIPSYLLRPGDTIKLGEKVRSNTDVKEAIETASSRNAFPWLDVNYDEFEGTFVRLPEREEVDLTIDVQDIVELYSK; from the coding sequence ATGGCGAGATACACCGGCTCAGTTTGTAGACTGTGCAGAAGAGAAGGCATGAAGCTTTTCTTAAAAGGCGACAAATGTTATTCAAGCAAATGTCCCTTTGAAAAGAGACCCTACGCTCCTGGACAGCATGGAAGAGATAGAATGAAAATGACTCATTACGCCAAGCAGTTGAGATCAAAGCAGGCGATGAAGAGAACGTATGGAATATTTGAAAAACAATTCAGGAAGTACTTTGATAAGGCCATGAGGGCAAAAGGAGTTACCGGAACGGTTCTTGTCCAACTTGTAGAATCACGTTTGGATAACACCGTTTACAGACTTGGTTTTGCGCTTTCACGTTCCCATGCAAGGCAACTTGTCACACATGGGCATGTTTTGGTAAATGGAAGAAGAGTTAACATACCTTCATACCTTCTCCGCCCAGGAGATACCATAAAACTTGGTGAAAAAGTGCGTTCTAACACCGACGTTAAGGAGGCCATTGAAACGGCTTCTTCAAGAAATGCTTTCCCGTGGCTCGACGTGAATTACGACGAGTTCGAAGGAACTTTCGTAAGGTTGCCAGAGAGGGAAGAAGTAGATCTCACGATAGACGTGCAAGACATCGTCGAGTTGTACTCGAAATGA
- a CDS encoding DNA-directed RNA polymerase subunit alpha: MLNYVKPERFIIEEEKEERGYLYARYAVQPLERGYSIMLGNSLRRVLLSSIPSVAVTKVKIKDVYHEYDTLVGVKEDVLQILLNIKQLQIKAVSPIKDEPITLVAQKKGPGILKAKDIICPMEVKIANPELKIATLNEDADVYMELFAEIGKGYLPISEMDLGNDIQILPIDGIFSPVVKVNFRTEDFRVGKKTDYDRLILEIWTKKSITPNEALKKAIEIMIEHFDFLDKNFPGEIQAVELSGSEESVKEEVKEEKEEAKEESEQKAASEEKDSAYSIYDKMKIDELELSVRSLNCLKRDKIETVGDLLRRTEKDLLRIRNFGNKSLKEVDEKLRAFGLKLKAE; this comes from the coding sequence ATGCTCAATTATGTTAAACCTGAGAGGTTCATCATCGAGGAAGAAAAAGAGGAAAGAGGATATCTTTACGCCAGGTATGCCGTTCAGCCTTTGGAACGAGGCTATTCCATAATGCTTGGAAACTCTTTAAGAAGAGTGCTTTTATCCTCTATTCCCTCCGTTGCCGTTACCAAAGTTAAGATCAAAGACGTTTATCACGAGTACGATACTTTGGTAGGTGTAAAGGAAGATGTATTGCAGATCCTTTTGAACATCAAACAGCTTCAAATAAAAGCAGTATCCCCTATAAAAGATGAACCAATAACTCTTGTCGCGCAAAAGAAAGGACCTGGAATACTCAAGGCAAAAGATATAATATGCCCAATGGAAGTAAAGATAGCCAATCCTGAGCTGAAAATAGCGACTTTGAATGAAGATGCAGACGTTTACATGGAACTCTTCGCTGAAATAGGGAAGGGATATCTTCCAATCTCCGAAATGGATTTGGGAAACGATATCCAAATACTTCCAATAGATGGGATATTCAGCCCCGTTGTAAAAGTCAATTTCAGAACGGAAGATTTCAGGGTTGGAAAGAAGACTGACTACGATCGTCTTATCCTGGAAATTTGGACTAAAAAATCCATAACTCCAAACGAGGCTTTGAAAAAAGCGATTGAAATAATGATAGAACACTTCGATTTCCTTGACAAGAACTTCCCTGGAGAAATTCAAGCTGTTGAACTTAGCGGAAGTGAAGAAAGTGTCAAGGAAGAAGTAAAAGAAGAAAAAGAAGAAGCAAAAGAAGAATCAGAGCAAAAAGCAGCCAGTGAAGAAAAAGACAGCGCTTATTCAATCTACGACAAGATGAAAATAGATGAATTGGAATTGTCAGTCAGATCCTTGAATTGTTTGAAACGTGATAAAATAGAGACCGTTGGGGATCTTCTGCGAAGAACGGAAAAGGATCTCTTGCGGATACGTAACTTTGGAAACAAATCGCTCAAAGAAGTCGATGAGAAATTGAGAGCGTTTGGACTAAAACTCAAAGCTGAATGA
- the rplQ gene encoding 50S ribosomal protein L17: MRHRVKLKKFGRPSDQRKALMKSLVRELFIHETIVTTTQKAKAASQLAEKIITHAMKKDLSARRYVNTFLNDRRLTNKVVDEIAPRYEGRKGGYTRILKLRKRRGDGAELAIFQLIKEE, encoded by the coding sequence ATGAGACATAGAGTAAAACTCAAAAAATTCGGGAGACCGAGTGATCAAAGAAAAGCGCTCATGAAAAGCCTTGTAAGAGAACTCTTCATCCACGAAACAATTGTCACCACAACCCAGAAGGCGAAGGCAGCCTCTCAACTGGCAGAAAAAATCATAACACATGCGATGAAGAAAGACCTTTCTGCAAGGAGATATGTTAACACTTTTCTGAACGATCGTAGGTTGACAAACAAAGTTGTGGATGAAATCGCACCTAGATACGAAGGAAGAAAAGGTGGTTACACCCGCATCTTGAAATTGCGCAAAAGGCGCGGAGATGGCGCGGAATTAGCCATTTTTCAACTCATAAAAGAAGAGTGA
- the fsa gene encoding fructose-6-phosphate aldolase, whose translation MKFFLDTANIDEIKEAASWGVLDGVTTNPTLVSREGKVDFKQRIKEICDVVKGPVSAEVVSTDYDGMVKEALELAKIADNVTVKIPMTKDGIKAVSTLSKKGVKTNVTLVFSANQALLAAKAGATFVSPFVGRLDDIGNDGMTVLSDILEIFRIYDIETEVIAASIRHPEHVRQAALMGAHIATIPFKVLNMLFNHPLTDKGIERFLKDWQEYEKRLS comes from the coding sequence ATGAAGTTCTTTTTGGATACGGCTAACATAGACGAGATAAAAGAAGCTGCATCTTGGGGCGTTTTGGATGGAGTTACTACAAACCCTACTCTTGTTTCACGTGAAGGCAAGGTGGACTTTAAGCAACGAATAAAAGAGATATGCGACGTTGTAAAAGGACCTGTAAGTGCTGAAGTGGTTTCCACAGATTACGACGGAATGGTAAAAGAAGCTTTAGAACTTGCGAAAATAGCAGATAACGTTACTGTCAAGATTCCGATGACCAAAGACGGGATAAAAGCGGTCTCTACCCTTTCAAAGAAAGGCGTTAAAACCAACGTTACCCTTGTTTTCAGTGCAAATCAAGCGTTGCTGGCCGCGAAAGCGGGCGCAACATTTGTCAGTCCATTTGTTGGACGTTTGGATGACATAGGAAACGATGGAATGACGGTATTAAGCGATATACTGGAGATCTTTAGAATATACGACATTGAAACAGAAGTTATAGCTGCAAGCATTCGACACCCAGAACATGTAAGGCAGGCAGCTTTGATGGGTGCTCACATAGCAACAATACCGTTTAAAGTTTTGAACATGTTGTTCAATCATCCGCTTACAGATAAAGGTATTGAAAGATTTTTAAAAGATTGGCAGGAATACGAAAAAAGACTGTCTTAA
- the rho gene encoding transcription termination factor Rho: protein MELDIKKLQEMKIKELYAMAKSFGIQRFSQYRKDDLIFEILKAQTESNGYKFKEGVLEIQEGGYGLLRVDDYLSGPNDIYVSPSQIKRFGLLNGDVVSGQTRPPKEGEKYFALLRIEAINYKPIEESNERVYFENLTPLYPQERFILETEPSILDTRLIDIFSPIGKGQRGLIVSPPKAGKTTILKHVANGIAKNHPETKRMVLLIDERPEEVTDMKRSVDAEVIAAPFDMPADKQIRIAELTLEKAKRLVEYHYDVVILLDSITRLARAYNLYLPPSGKLLSGGVDASALYKPKHFFGAARNTEEGGSLTIIATALIETGSKMDDVIFEEFKGTGNMELVLSRQLANKRIFPAIDLNLSGTRKEELLLSEKELKDMWLLRRFMNSMTPEEALSLMVSKLKETKSNDEFFSLLQNEKAIK, encoded by the coding sequence ATGGAGCTCGATATAAAAAAACTCCAGGAAATGAAAATCAAAGAACTTTACGCCATGGCAAAAAGCTTTGGCATTCAGCGTTTCAGCCAATACAGAAAAGACGACCTCATATTTGAAATATTGAAAGCACAAACAGAATCCAATGGATATAAATTCAAAGAAGGTGTCCTCGAAATTCAAGAAGGAGGATACGGCCTCTTAAGAGTTGATGACTATCTGTCAGGGCCCAACGATATTTACGTATCCCCCTCTCAGATAAAGAGATTTGGTCTTCTCAACGGTGATGTTGTCTCGGGCCAAACGAGGCCTCCAAAAGAAGGGGAAAAATACTTTGCACTTTTGAGAATAGAAGCGATAAATTACAAACCGATTGAAGAGTCGAACGAGAGGGTTTACTTTGAAAATCTGACTCCACTTTATCCTCAAGAACGCTTTATTCTTGAAACGGAGCCTTCCATTTTGGACACTCGCCTGATAGACATATTCTCTCCAATAGGGAAAGGTCAAAGAGGCCTTATAGTGTCCCCACCGAAAGCCGGAAAGACAACTATATTGAAACATGTGGCAAACGGAATAGCGAAAAATCATCCGGAAACAAAAAGAATGGTGCTCCTCATTGACGAACGCCCTGAAGAAGTTACCGATATGAAAAGGTCAGTTGACGCAGAAGTCATAGCCGCTCCATTCGATATGCCGGCTGACAAACAGATAAGGATCGCAGAGCTCACTCTTGAAAAGGCAAAAAGGCTGGTAGAGTACCACTACGATGTTGTCATACTTCTTGACAGTATCACCCGTCTTGCACGCGCGTATAATCTTTATCTTCCACCTTCTGGAAAGTTGCTCTCAGGTGGGGTGGACGCTTCTGCACTGTACAAGCCAAAACATTTCTTTGGTGCCGCAAGAAACACCGAAGAAGGCGGCAGCCTGACTATAATAGCAACTGCGCTCATAGAAACCGGCTCAAAAATGGACGATGTCATATTCGAAGAATTCAAAGGAACTGGAAACATGGAATTAGTTCTATCTCGTCAACTGGCGAACAAGAGAATATTCCCAGCCATCGATTTGAATCTTTCCGGTACGAGAAAAGAAGAGCTCTTGCTAAGTGAAAAAGAACTTAAGGACATGTGGCTCTTAAGGCGATTTATGAATTCCATGACGCCAGAAGAGGCTTTAAGCCTGATGGTCTCCAAGTTGAAAGAAACCAAATCCAACGACGAGTTCTTTTCGCTATTACAAAACGAAAAAGCTATTAAGTAA